The following proteins come from a genomic window of Panthera leo isolate Ple1 chromosome E2, P.leo_Ple1_pat1.1, whole genome shotgun sequence:
- the FTL gene encoding ferritin light chain — MSSQIRQNYSTEVEAAVNRLVNMHLRASYTYLSLGFYFDRDDVALEGVGHFFRELAEEKREGAERLLKMQNQRGGRALFLDVQKPSQDEWGKTLDAMEAALLLEKNLNQGLLDLHALGSARADPHLCDFLENHFLDEEVKLIKKMGDHLTNLRRLSGPQAELGEYLFERLTLKHD; from the exons ATGAGCTCCCAGATTCGTCAGAATTATTCCACCGAGGTGGAGGCCGCCGTCAACCGCCTGGTCAACATGCATCTGCGGGCCTCCTACACCTACCTCTCTCTG GGCTTCTATTTCGACCGTGACGATGTGGCTCTGGAGGGCGTGGGCCACTTCTTCCGCGAGTTGGCTGAGGAGAAGCGGGAGGGCGCCGAGCGCCTCTTGAAGATGCAAAACCAGCGCGGCGGCCGCGCCCTCTTCCTGGACGTGCAG AAGCCGTCCCAAGATGAGTGGGGTAAAACCCTGGACGCCATGGAAGCCGCCCTGCTTCTGGAGAAGAACTTGAACCAGGGCCTTTTGGATCTGCATGCCCTGGGTTCTGCCCGCGCAGACCCCCAT ctctgtgacttcctgGAGAATCACTTTCTAGATGAGGAGGTGAAACTCATTAAGAAGATGGGCGACCATCTGACTAATCTCCGCAGGCTGTCCGGCCCCCAGGCCGAGCTGGGCGAGTATCTCTTCGAAAGACTCACCCTCAAGCACGACTAG
- the BAX gene encoding apoptosis regulator BAX isoform X2, with protein MDGSGEQPRGGGPTSSEQIMKTGALLLQGFIQDRAGRMGGETPELALEQVPQDASTKKLSECLKRIGDELDSNMELQRMIAAVDTDSPREVFFRVAAEMFSDGNFNWGRVVALFYFASKLVLKALCTKVPELIRTIMGWTLDFLRERLLGWIQDQGGWDGLLSYFGTPTWQTVTIFVAGVLTASLTIWKKMG; from the exons ATGGACGGGTCCGGGGAGCAGCCCAGAGGCGGGG ggcCCACCAGCTCTGAGCAGATCATGAAGACAGGGGCCCTTTTGCTTCAGGG tttcatccaagATCGGGCAGGGCGAATGGGGGGAGAGACACCCGAGCTGGCCCTggagcaggtgccccaggatgcgTCCACCAAGAAGCTGAGCGAGTGTCTCAAGCGCATCGGAGatgaactggacagtaacatggaATTGCAGAG GATGATCGCAGCTGTGGACACAGACTCCCCCCGCGAGGTCTTTTTCCGAGTGGCAGCGGAGATGTTTTCCGATGGCAACTTCAACTGGGGCCGGGTCGTTGCCCTCTTCTACTTTGCCAGCAAACTGGTGCTCAAG GCCCTGTGTACCAAGGTGCCCGAGCTGATCCGGACCATCATGGGCTGGACACTGGACTTCCTTCGAGAGCGGCTGCTGGGCTGGATCCAGGACCAGGGTGGTTGG GACGGCCTCCTCTCCTACTTTGGGACACCCACGTGGCAGACAGTGACCATCTTTGTGGCCGGAGTGCTGACTGCGTCACTCACCATCTGGAAAAAGATGGGCTGA
- the BAX gene encoding apoptosis regulator BAX isoform X3, which produces MGGETPELALEQVPQDASTKKLSECLKRIGDELDSNMELQRMIAAVDTDSPREVFFRVAAEMFSDGNFNWGRVVALFYFASKLVLKALCTKVPELIRTIMGWTLDFLRERLLGWIQDQGGWDGLLSYFGTPTWQTVTIFVAGVLTASLTIWKKMG; this is translated from the exons ATGGGGGGAGAGACACCCGAGCTGGCCCTggagcaggtgccccaggatgcgTCCACCAAGAAGCTGAGCGAGTGTCTCAAGCGCATCGGAGatgaactggacagtaacatggaATTGCAGAG GATGATCGCAGCTGTGGACACAGACTCCCCCCGCGAGGTCTTTTTCCGAGTGGCAGCGGAGATGTTTTCCGATGGCAACTTCAACTGGGGCCGGGTCGTTGCCCTCTTCTACTTTGCCAGCAAACTGGTGCTCAAG GCCCTGTGTACCAAGGTGCCCGAGCTGATCCGGACCATCATGGGCTGGACACTGGACTTCCTTCGAGAGCGGCTGCTGGGCTGGATCCAGGACCAGGGTGGTTGG GACGGCCTCCTCTCCTACTTTGGGACACCCACGTGGCAGACAGTGACCATCTTTGTGGCCGGAGTGCTGACTGCGTCACTCACCATCTGGAAAAAGATGGGCTGA
- the BAX gene encoding apoptosis regulator BAX isoform X1, giving the protein MSHPSSLNPLGPKSPGTSSLLSPLGPTSSEQIMKTGALLLQGFIQDRAGRMGGETPELALEQVPQDASTKKLSECLKRIGDELDSNMELQRMIAAVDTDSPREVFFRVAAEMFSDGNFNWGRVVALFYFASKLVLKALCTKVPELIRTIMGWTLDFLRERLLGWIQDQGGWDGLLSYFGTPTWQTVTIFVAGVLTASLTIWKKMG; this is encoded by the exons ATGAGCCACCCTAGTTCCCTGAATCCCCTAGGACCCAAGAGTCCAGGCAcgtcttccctcctttctcctctagggcCCACCAGCTCTGAGCAGATCATGAAGACAGGGGCCCTTTTGCTTCAGGG tttcatccaagATCGGGCAGGGCGAATGGGGGGAGAGACACCCGAGCTGGCCCTggagcaggtgccccaggatgcgTCCACCAAGAAGCTGAGCGAGTGTCTCAAGCGCATCGGAGatgaactggacagtaacatggaATTGCAGAG GATGATCGCAGCTGTGGACACAGACTCCCCCCGCGAGGTCTTTTTCCGAGTGGCAGCGGAGATGTTTTCCGATGGCAACTTCAACTGGGGCCGGGTCGTTGCCCTCTTCTACTTTGCCAGCAAACTGGTGCTCAAG GCCCTGTGTACCAAGGTGCCCGAGCTGATCCGGACCATCATGGGCTGGACACTGGACTTCCTTCGAGAGCGGCTGCTGGGCTGGATCCAGGACCAGGGTGGTTGG GACGGCCTCCTCTCCTACTTTGGGACACCCACGTGGCAGACAGTGACCATCTTTGTGGCCGGAGTGCTGACTGCGTCACTCACCATCTGGAAAAAGATGGGCTGA